The Longimicrobium sp. genome has a segment encoding these proteins:
- a CDS encoding helix-turn-helix domain-containing protein, producing the protein MEPAPLRGLNALAPPYAVEEPVPWEELESVVRGAPPSAVVLVDPYAGERPGEQFPRLHELLRRFPSLTVVAALELRSESVGDVLTLLEWGVAEVIDRETEASPRAVHARLRQAHARPFKRKLEAALSPYASSDARNLLLGAAEVAVEGGGAPELARVLRIAPRTLTGRCARADLPAPRQVQAWMRILLACMLLDDPGRTVYAAAYACGYSTDRSLRRAVGTLLGTDTTTLRQGSAFAKAAQAFNDVLRELREAGRERRRAERALREA; encoded by the coding sequence TTGGAGCCTGCGCCCCTGCGCGGGCTGAACGCGCTGGCGCCGCCGTACGCGGTGGAGGAGCCGGTGCCGTGGGAGGAGCTGGAGAGCGTGGTGCGGGGGGCGCCGCCGTCGGCGGTGGTGCTGGTGGACCCCTACGCGGGCGAGCGGCCGGGCGAGCAGTTCCCGCGGCTGCACGAGCTGCTGCGCCGCTTCCCCTCGCTCACGGTGGTGGCCGCCCTGGAGCTCAGGAGCGAGAGCGTGGGCGACGTGCTCACGCTGCTGGAGTGGGGCGTGGCGGAGGTGATCGACCGGGAGACGGAAGCGTCGCCGCGCGCCGTCCACGCCCGGCTGCGGCAGGCGCACGCCCGCCCGTTCAAGCGGAAGCTCGAGGCCGCGCTCTCGCCGTACGCCTCGAGCGACGCGCGCAACCTGCTGCTGGGGGCGGCCGAGGTGGCCGTGGAGGGAGGGGGGGCGCCGGAGCTGGCGCGGGTGCTCCGCATCGCGCCGCGCACGCTCACCGGGCGGTGCGCGCGCGCCGACCTCCCCGCGCCGCGCCAGGTGCAGGCGTGGATGCGCATCCTGCTGGCGTGCATGCTCCTGGACGACCCCGGGCGCACGGTGTACGCCGCCGCCTACGCGTGCGGCTACTCCACCGACCGCTCGCTGCGCCGGGCCGTGGGCACGCTGCTGGGCACCGACACCACCACGCTCCGCCAGGGGAGCGCCTTCGCCAAGGCGGCCCAGGCCTTCAACGACGTGCTGCGCGAGCTGCGGGAGGCCGGCCGCGAGCGCCGCCGGGCCGAGCGGGCGCTGCG